The Methanolacinia petrolearia DSM 11571 genome has a segment encoding these proteins:
- a CDS encoding valine--tRNA ligase — MSAPKEIPKNYEPAEVEERWLKTWKKESYYFDPESKKPQFIIDTPPPYPTGNFHIGNAFNWCYIDFIARYKRMRGYNVMFPQGWDCHGLPTEVKVEELNGITKNDVPRQQFREMCRELTLKNIEKMRQTMIRCGFSNDWSNEYITMLPKYYRKTQLSFLRMYKKGDIYQSEHPVNFCTRCETAIAFAEVSYEDRKTKLNFFDFDGVEIATTRPELLAACVAVAVHPEDKRYDRIRGKTLKVPIFGHDVKVISDEAVDPKFGSGAVMICTFGDKQDVHWWKQHNLDLRKAIDLSGKMTAVAGKYEGMSSGECRKAILSDMESLGILKRQEDLEQRVGTCWRCKTPIEILSERQWFVKVHNEEILDAANQINWTPEHMKMRLENWASQMEWDWCISRQRIFATPIPVWFCSKCGEVILPDEEDLPIDPTVDKPKKPCPKCGSTEFHGEEDVLDTWMDSSISVLNITGWDGSGTPKLFPAQIRPQGHDIIRTWAFYTILRSVALTGSHPWENILVNGMVLGDDGFKMSKSRNNIIAPEEILVKYGADPFRQWSAAGASTGQDIVFNWNDVIAASRFQTKMWNINRFVLMHLERGYPEDNEATYLVDRWMMHRLSESIEEVTAAMEGFQFDQAIRAIREFARDVFADNYIELVKGRLYGSEEGRGSALYVLRTCLDALCRMLAPMTPFFAEECYSYLTGGKESVHAQPWVESGFKDDEAKAEGDLVIKIVSEIRRYKHDEGLALNAPLGHVAVYTPLQIDDGGDASATLNANVEWRSDKPDLQKIVSGVSFNMGLIGPNLRNKAKGYMDAVRSLSDEQKITPPGSVMVDGEEIAVIPGSFEPVFAYRVAGEEVDVLQPSEDVIITVQKE; from the coding sequence ATGTCTGCACCAAAGGAGATACCTAAAAATTACGAACCCGCCGAGGTAGAGGAGCGCTGGCTCAAAACATGGAAGAAGGAGTCGTATTATTTCGACCCCGAATCCAAAAAACCGCAGTTCATAATCGACACGCCGCCTCCCTATCCTACCGGAAATTTCCATATAGGAAATGCGTTTAACTGGTGCTATATAGACTTCATCGCCAGATACAAGAGAATGAGGGGCTACAATGTCATGTTTCCCCAGGGCTGGGACTGCCATGGCCTTCCGACGGAGGTCAAGGTAGAGGAGTTAAACGGGATCACCAAAAACGATGTCCCGCGCCAGCAGTTCCGCGAGATGTGCAGGGAGCTGACACTCAAAAATATCGAGAAGATGCGCCAGACGATGATCAGGTGTGGATTTTCCAACGACTGGAGCAACGAATACATCACGATGCTCCCGAAATATTACAGGAAGACCCAGCTCTCTTTCCTCAGGATGTATAAGAAGGGAGACATATACCAGAGCGAGCATCCGGTCAACTTCTGCACCCGCTGCGAGACCGCGATTGCATTCGCAGAGGTCTCCTACGAGGACAGGAAGACGAAGCTAAACTTCTTCGACTTCGACGGTGTCGAGATCGCGACGACAAGGCCCGAGCTCCTTGCTGCCTGTGTCGCTGTGGCAGTCCACCCTGAGGATAAGAGATACGACAGGATCAGGGGAAAGACGCTCAAAGTTCCGATCTTCGGCCATGACGTGAAGGTAATCTCCGATGAGGCAGTCGACCCTAAGTTCGGAAGCGGCGCCGTCATGATCTGTACGTTCGGCGATAAGCAGGATGTCCACTGGTGGAAGCAGCACAACCTCGATCTCAGAAAGGCGATAGATCTCAGCGGAAAGATGACCGCGGTTGCAGGCAAATACGAGGGAATGTCTTCGGGAGAGTGCAGGAAGGCGATCCTTTCTGATATGGAATCGCTTGGCATCCTGAAGCGTCAGGAGGATCTCGAACAGAGGGTCGGAACATGCTGGAGATGCAAGACGCCGATCGAGATACTCTCGGAGAGACAGTGGTTCGTCAAGGTGCACAACGAGGAGATCCTCGATGCAGCAAACCAGATCAACTGGACGCCAGAGCACATGAAGATGCGCCTTGAGAACTGGGCGTCGCAGATGGAATGGGACTGGTGCATATCGAGGCAGAGAATATTCGCGACCCCGATCCCTGTCTGGTTCTGCAGCAAATGCGGGGAAGTAATTCTGCCGGACGAAGAGGACCTTCCGATCGACCCGACCGTAGACAAGCCGAAGAAACCGTGCCCAAAGTGCGGTTCGACAGAGTTTCACGGTGAAGAGGATGTCCTGGACACATGGATGGACTCATCCATATCAGTCCTCAACATCACGGGCTGGGACGGTTCAGGTACTCCCAAACTTTTCCCTGCACAGATTCGACCGCAGGGCCATGACATCATAAGGACATGGGCGTTTTACACGATCCTCCGTTCGGTTGCGCTGACCGGCAGCCACCCGTGGGAGAATATTCTTGTAAACGGTATGGTTCTCGGTGATGACGGTTTCAAGATGTCCAAGAGCCGTAACAATATAATCGCGCCCGAGGAGATCCTTGTCAAATACGGTGCGGACCCGTTCCGCCAGTGGAGTGCGGCAGGAGCGTCGACCGGTCAGGATATCGTATTCAACTGGAATGACGTAATCGCGGCGTCGAGGTTCCAGACAAAGATGTGGAACATCAACCGCTTCGTCCTGATGCATCTTGAAAGGGGATATCCCGAGGACAATGAGGCGACATATCTCGTAGACCGCTGGATGATGCACAGGCTCTCCGAATCGATCGAAGAGGTCACGGCGGCGATGGAAGGCTTCCAGTTCGATCAGGCGATCCGTGCCATCAGGGAGTTTGCACGCGACGTCTTTGCAGACAACTACATCGAACTTGTAAAGGGCCGGCTCTACGGCAGTGAAGAAGGAAGAGGCAGTGCACTCTATGTCCTGAGGACATGCCTCGATGCGCTTTGCAGGATGCTTGCACCCATGACTCCTTTCTTTGCCGAGGAGTGCTACTCATACCTGACCGGCGGCAAAGAGAGTGTGCACGCACAGCCATGGGTCGAGTCCGGGTTTAAGGACGACGAAGCAAAGGCAGAAGGAGACCTTGTCATAAAGATAGTCTCCGAGATTAGGAGATACAAGCATGACGAAGGTCTTGCACTCAACGCCCCGCTGGGCCATGTTGCCGTATATACACCCCTGCAGATTGACGATGGCGGAGATGCGTCGGCAACCCTCAATGCAAATGTAGAGTGGAGATCTGACAAGCCCGATCTTCAGAAGATCGTATCCGGTGTATCGTTTAACATGGGGCTTATCGGCCCGAACCTGAGGAACAAGGCCAAAGGATACATGGATGCTGTCAGGTCGCTCTCCGACGAACAGAAGATAACCCCGCCCGGCTCGGTTATGGTCGACGGGGAGGAGATCGCAGTAATACCCGGTTCATTCGAGCCCGTCTTCGCGTACAGGGTTGCAGGCGAGGAAGTCGATGTTCTCCAGCCGTCCGAAGACGTCATAATAACAGTGCAGAAAGAATAA
- a CDS encoding 4Fe-4S dicluster domain-containing protein yields the protein MNKTKIPGVLKENNKKYRTIRIRALSGFLNAEEIDTISIAAKKYGSGIICFTSRLNVEIPYVPFDKVKDAVTDLEEAGLVIGGTGASVRAVFACKGVFCPHGNLDTRAAALLVEENFGGRKLPVKFKTAISGCPNNCGRAQLNDLGFIGFNTPETIVEQTCDGCNLCISTCKEDAISFDEPQLKISIDYSLCISCGDCIRACKKGNIISKETGVRAYIGGRAGREIKEGVRYEKDLSPDEIVGFTGKILDYMDSECSGHERLCTHLEKNGFEKLYEYLER from the coding sequence ATGAATAAGACCAAAATCCCGGGTGTTTTGAAGGAAAATAATAAGAAATACCGGACAATACGAATAAGAGCACTTTCAGGGTTTCTGAACGCGGAAGAGATAGACACGATCTCCATCGCGGCGAAGAAATACGGATCAGGGATCATATGCTTTACTTCTCGCCTGAACGTTGAGATCCCCTATGTTCCTTTTGACAAGGTCAAAGACGCCGTCACGGATCTTGAAGAGGCAGGTCTTGTCATCGGCGGAACAGGTGCATCGGTCAGGGCGGTTTTTGCATGCAAAGGAGTCTTCTGCCCGCACGGAAATCTGGACACAAGGGCAGCAGCCCTTCTGGTCGAAGAGAACTTCGGCGGCAGAAAACTCCCGGTAAAGTTCAAGACAGCAATTTCCGGTTGCCCTAACAACTGCGGCAGGGCGCAGCTCAATGATCTCGGCTTTATCGGGTTCAACACACCTGAAACAATTGTCGAACAGACATGTGACGGCTGCAATCTTTGCATCTCAACATGTAAAGAAGATGCAATATCCTTTGACGAACCTCAACTGAAGATATCGATCGACTACTCGCTCTGCATCTCCTGCGGCGACTGCATAAGGGCCTGCAAAAAGGGAAATATAATCTCAAAGGAAACCGGAGTCAGGGCATATATCGGCGGAAGGGCAGGACGGGAGATCAAAGAGGGAGTCAGATACGAAAAGGATCTCTCTCCCGATGAAATCGTCGGGTTTACAGGAAAGATCCTTGATTACATGGATTCAGAGTGCAGTGGTCATGAACGCCTCTGCACTCATCTGGAAAAAAACGGATTCGAAAAACTCTATGAGTATCTCGAAAGATAA
- a CDS encoding GNAT family N-acetyltransferase: MSGNENTNTEKIAIKKVTPENFNKFIELIEKLAEYEKLTPPDDDAKKRLREDALSENPRYEAYLGFMNGNPVGYITIYYTYSTFLAKPTLYLEDIFVLDECRKQGLGKELFEFCRNIARTKECGRIDWTVLTWNEPSIRFYEKQGGKRQDWFLYRLEGDEI, encoded by the coding sequence ATGTCTGGTAATGAGAATACAAATACAGAAAAGATCGCGATCAAAAAAGTAACACCGGAGAACTTTAACAAATTCATAGAACTCATCGAAAAACTCGCCGAATACGAGAAACTCACTCCACCCGATGACGATGCAAAAAAGCGCCTCAGGGAGGATGCATTATCTGAAAATCCGCGCTATGAGGCATACCTTGGTTTCATGAACGGGAATCCGGTCGGGTACATTACCATATATTACACCTATTCGACATTTCTTGCAAAACCCACGCTCTATCTGGAGGACATCTTCGTTCTCGATGAGTGCAGGAAGCAGGGGCTTGGAAAAGAATTGTTCGAATTCTGCCGGAATATTGCACGGACAAAAGAATGCGGCCGAATTGACTGGACGGTCCTCACGTGGAACGAGCCTTCGATCAGGTTTTATGAAAAACAGGGCGGAAAAAGGCAGGACTGGTTCCTTTACAGGCTCGAAGGCGACGAAATCTAA
- a CDS encoding TIGR00297 family protein, with amino-acid sequence MTSRPDMIIAAVLCIAGVLIAPFIQPPWLLALIAILVSGIFYLMKNTHYPAIGISVVALFYGLGLVSLMVFLGTLVIVILGEAVFRLVEKIELKYLVNIIISMIAALGVYFYLGYGNILVPITGVIVALLLKSALKKREDALMIECFGTAMTMYLFEDISFSVEITSLILALVISFAFGLTAYRMKAADRSGLFSGALMGLLIIVFSNVTWFLLMLSFFILGTAFTKYKYEIKKREGVAESRGGVRGFTNVFANGLVALCGAVLYGIYGDLAFLALYVGSIAAATADTTASELGMLGKQPFLITTLQPVPKGTDGGVTIMGEVLAILAALIIGIVAFALRIGPPEIIPVAVIAGFVGTNVDSLVGATLERKKIIGNSGTNMFCTIAGGVAGMLLLH; translated from the coding sequence ATGACATCACGCCCTGATATGATAATCGCGGCAGTACTCTGTATAGCAGGAGTCCTGATAGCCCCTTTTATCCAGCCTCCATGGCTGCTTGCATTAATTGCGATCCTTGTCAGCGGCATTTTTTACCTGATGAAGAATACCCACTACCCGGCAATAGGGATTAGCGTTGTCGCACTGTTCTATGGTCTGGGACTAGTATCCCTGATGGTATTCCTCGGAACTCTTGTAATTGTAATTCTCGGCGAAGCGGTGTTCAGGCTGGTCGAAAAGATCGAACTGAAATACCTCGTCAACATCATCATTTCGATGATCGCCGCACTCGGCGTTTATTTTTACCTGGGCTATGGGAATATTCTGGTCCCGATCACCGGTGTCATCGTTGCCCTGCTCCTCAAATCGGCTCTTAAAAAGAGGGAGGATGCGCTGATGATAGAGTGCTTCGGGACGGCTATGACGATGTATCTCTTCGAAGACATCAGTTTTTCCGTGGAGATTACCAGTCTCATCCTCGCCCTTGTCATATCCTTTGCATTCGGACTGACAGCATACAGGATGAAGGCGGCAGACAGGTCGGGCCTATTCAGCGGGGCACTGATGGGTCTTTTGATCATTGTCTTTTCCAACGTGACCTGGTTTTTGCTGATGCTGTCCTTCTTCATTCTCGGCACTGCATTCACGAAGTACAAATACGAGATCAAGAAACGCGAAGGAGTTGCCGAATCGCGTGGAGGAGTCAGGGGATTTACAAACGTATTTGCAAACGGACTTGTGGCCCTCTGCGGAGCCGTACTCTATGGCATATACGGTGATCTGGCATTCCTTGCACTATATGTAGGAAGCATCGCTGCCGCGACAGCCGATACAACCGCAAGCGAACTGGGGATGCTCGGGAAACAGCCGTTCCTGATTACCACCCTCCAGCCCGTGCCCAAGGGAACGGACGGAGGAGTCACGATTATGGGTGAAGTCCTTGCAATACTTGCCGCATTAATAATCGGAATAGTCGCCTTCGCCCTCAGGATCGGCCCGCCGGAGATCATTCCGGTTGCGGTGATCGCAGGGTTTGTAGGAACAAATGTCGACAGCCTCGTGGGCGCTACGCTTGAGAGGAAAAAGATCATAGGAAATTCAGGAACCAATATGTTCTGTACCATCGCCGGCGGAGTCGCCGGGATGCTTCTTCTCCATTAA
- the larB gene encoding nickel pincer cofactor biosynthesis protein LarB, with protein MKSNKSLKDVLESFRAGDITFDDAEKQISGLRIENIGDFARIDLGRNIRCGMPEVILAEGKDTRHLIEILMHIAGSGERCIATRVSEDQAEAIIESCRKSGIACDYNRVAGIIILGEGPAPEKTGGVVAVIAAGTSDARVAEEAKVIAEEMGCTVKTAYDVGAAGIHRLFPALKEVSDANVYVVCAGREGTLPTIVAGLVDKPVIGVPVSVGYGFMGRGEAALASMLQSCAVITVVNIDSGFTAGAFAARIANMVKNNEED; from the coding sequence ATGAAATCGAACAAATCCCTGAAAGATGTCCTGGAATCGTTCCGGGCAGGTGATATAACATTTGACGATGCCGAAAAACAGATCTCAGGCCTCAGGATAGAGAATATAGGGGATTTTGCAAGAATAGATCTCGGAAGAAACATCCGTTGCGGTATGCCCGAAGTAATCCTGGCCGAGGGCAAGGATACCAGACACCTCATTGAGATACTGATGCATATTGCAGGCTCGGGCGAGAGATGCATAGCAACAAGAGTATCCGAAGATCAGGCCGAAGCGATCATTGAATCCTGCAGGAAATCCGGAATTGCCTGTGATTACAATCGGGTGGCCGGAATAATCATTCTCGGCGAAGGTCCGGCGCCCGAAAAGACCGGGGGCGTCGTGGCTGTGATTGCAGCTGGAACATCCGATGCACGTGTCGCAGAGGAGGCGAAGGTCATCGCCGAGGAGATGGGATGCACAGTTAAGACCGCATATGATGTAGGTGCTGCAGGCATCCACCGGCTCTTTCCTGCGTTGAAAGAGGTCAGTGACGCGAACGTCTACGTAGTCTGCGCAGGAAGGGAAGGTACGCTTCCTACGATTGTCGCCGGACTCGTCGACAAGCCTGTAATCGGGGTTCCCGTAAGCGTTGGCTACGGATTCATGGGAAGAGGAGAGGCCGCACTTGCAAGCATGCTCCAGTCATGTGCGGTCATAACCGTCGTAAACATCGATTCGGGTTTTACAGCCGGTGCGTTTGCGGCAAGAATAGCGAATATGGTGAAGAACAATGAAGAAGATTGA
- the hisS gene encoding histidine--tRNA ligase — MLQKPRGTRDFLPEEMEQRREIEMRMRRVAGLFGYHEVLTPTFENQELYTIKSGEGIIGEMYTFEDKGGRKLALRPEGTAAILRMYVNEAKVLPKPIRWCYLLDCYRYERPQKGRYRQFWQFGSELIGADTAAGDAEIILLADGLLRAAGVRFSLQVGHLAPMKHILLDLGEEDKKRVMALLDKRSFDELEACLNDTGKPELYDKLTALIECTTIDEAKEVCGDFPGMERMEEMLGILDSQKLEYSLNLGIVRGLDYYTGMVFEGFAENLGAENQIIGGGSYRLAHLFGGEDTPSCGFGIGFDRVMVSRGEVELKRDPLVAILYTQEGQKRAFEVAGMLRREGIRTEINLLDRGVGAQMKHASRTAQYAVLIGKNEVESGTVTLKNLASGDQVECKLDDLPGEVR, encoded by the coding sequence ATGCTTCAGAAACCGAGGGGTACAAGGGACTTTTTACCCGAAGAGATGGAACAGAGAAGAGAGATCGAGATGAGAATGAGAAGAGTCGCCGGCCTCTTCGGTTACCACGAGGTTCTCACTCCTACGTTCGAAAACCAGGAGCTATATACAATAAAATCAGGCGAGGGCATTATAGGGGAGATGTACACCTTCGAGGACAAAGGAGGGCGAAAACTTGCCCTGCGTCCCGAGGGAACAGCAGCAATCCTCAGGATGTACGTAAACGAGGCTAAAGTCCTCCCTAAACCGATCAGGTGGTGCTATCTTCTCGACTGCTACAGGTATGAACGGCCGCAAAAGGGGAGATACAGGCAGTTCTGGCAGTTCGGATCCGAACTTATCGGTGCCGACACCGCAGCAGGGGACGCAGAGATCATCCTCCTTGCGGATGGCCTACTCAGGGCCGCCGGCGTGAGATTCTCACTGCAGGTGGGGCACCTCGCACCCATGAAGCACATCCTCTTGGACCTTGGTGAAGAAGATAAAAAGAGAGTAATGGCCCTCCTTGACAAAAGATCCTTCGACGAGCTTGAAGCCTGCCTGAACGATACCGGAAAGCCGGAACTTTACGATAAGCTGACTGCCCTCATAGAATGCACTACTATTGACGAAGCAAAGGAGGTCTGCGGGGACTTTCCGGGCATGGAGCGGATGGAGGAGATGCTCGGGATTCTCGACAGCCAGAAACTCGAATACAGCCTGAACCTCGGGATCGTGAGAGGACTTGACTACTATACAGGGATGGTCTTCGAAGGCTTTGCTGAGAACCTGGGTGCCGAGAACCAGATAATAGGCGGCGGCTCGTACAGGCTTGCACACCTGTTCGGCGGAGAAGATACCCCGTCGTGCGGTTTCGGGATCGGGTTCGACAGGGTGATGGTCTCCCGCGGAGAGGTAGAACTGAAAAGAGATCCGCTTGTAGCCATATTGTATACGCAGGAAGGCCAAAAACGAGCATTCGAGGTGGCCGGGATGCTCAGGAGAGAAGGCATCAGGACCGAGATCAATCTCCTGGACCGCGGTGTCGGCGCACAGATGAAGCATGCGTCAAGAACCGCACAGTATGCTGTCTTAATCGGGAAAAACGAGGTAGAATCAGGAACGGTCACACTCAAAAACCTGGCATCAGGCGATCAGGTGGAATGCAAACTGGACGATCTTCCGGGTGAGGTGAGATAA
- a CDS encoding redox-regulated ATPase YchF, with product MVRLAIAGKPNCGKSTFFTASTLAPAEIANYPFTTIDANHGIAYARINCPCKELGIENCQACNDGVRFIQIGLIDVAGLVPDAHKGKGLGNKFLDNLREADAILHIIDASGGTDEEGNPVGTGTHDPMIDIGFVETEMKMWVTGLLEKNWQKIQRSAQQKTFSIEDAVTEQLAGLAVTYEDVVSAERESGVDLKKCTQEELVAFCGELISSSKPFLVIGNKIDLAPPDIVESLKNEDISFASAASEFALRKAAEGKFVEYLPGDKDFTINNPEKLSDAQKAGLEAIRGIMKKFNGTGVQEAINKAVFELLDLIVVFPVEDENKFCDGQGRVLPDAFLMKRGSTPHEMAFQVHTDIGEGFLYAVDARTKMRIKENHELKNGDIIKIVSTKK from the coding sequence ATGGTCCGCCTTGCAATCGCAGGAAAACCTAACTGCGGAAAATCAACATTTTTTACAGCAAGCACGCTTGCCCCGGCAGAGATTGCCAATTATCCGTTCACAACTATCGATGCCAACCACGGTATCGCATATGCCAGAATAAACTGCCCGTGCAAAGAGCTTGGAATTGAGAACTGCCAGGCATGCAACGACGGCGTGAGGTTTATACAGATCGGCCTGATAGATGTTGCCGGACTTGTTCCCGACGCCCATAAGGGCAAGGGTCTTGGGAACAAATTCCTGGACAATCTCAGAGAAGCCGACGCGATACTTCATATAATCGACGCTTCGGGGGGAACAGACGAAGAGGGAAACCCGGTCGGAACGGGAACACACGACCCTATGATCGACATCGGCTTTGTCGAGACCGAGATGAAGATGTGGGTCACAGGGCTTTTGGAGAAAAACTGGCAAAAAATCCAGCGCTCCGCCCAGCAGAAGACGTTCTCAATCGAAGACGCGGTAACCGAACAGCTCGCCGGACTTGCGGTAACTTATGAAGACGTAGTCTCGGCCGAAAGGGAGAGCGGCGTCGATCTCAAAAAATGCACGCAGGAAGAACTCGTCGCATTCTGCGGGGAGCTCATCAGCTCTTCCAAACCGTTCCTTGTAATCGGAAACAAGATCGATCTCGCGCCGCCGGATATCGTTGAAAGTCTGAAAAACGAAGACATCTCCTTTGCAAGCGCAGCAAGCGAATTCGCCCTAAGAAAGGCTGCGGAAGGCAAATTTGTCGAATACCTCCCGGGAGACAAGGATTTCACGATAAACAACCCGGAAAAACTGAGCGATGCACAGAAGGCAGGCCTCGAGGCGATCCGCGGGATCATGAAAAAATTCAACGGAACCGGAGTACAGGAGGCAATAAACAAGGCCGTGTTCGAGCTGCTCGACCTGATCGTCGTATTTCCGGTTGAAGACGAGAACAAGTTCTGCGACGGCCAGGGCAGGGTTCTTCCCGATGCGTTCCTGATGAAGAGAGGTTCAACTCCCCACGAGATGGCCTTTCAGGTCCACACTGATATAGGAGAGGGATTCCTTTATGCCGTCGATGCCAGAACTAAGATGAGAATCAAGGAGAATCACGAATTAAAGAACGGCGACATAATAAAGATCGTGTCCACAAAAAAATAA
- a CDS encoding nicotinamide-nucleotide adenylyltransferase, producing MDRGLYIGRFQPYHNGHHSVLKRISEYVDEIIIGIGSAQLSHEPGNPFTSGERIMMITQSLDELPCPFYVIPIEDIQRNALWVAHVRSISPPFSRVFSSNPLVVQLFAEQGISVESPDMYERQSHSGTEIRRRMLAGENWQDLVPKAVVDVVEEINGVERLTRISGSD from the coding sequence ATTGACAGGGGCCTTTACATCGGAAGGTTTCAGCCGTACCACAACGGTCACCACTCCGTGCTGAAGAGAATATCCGAATACGTGGACGAGATCATTATCGGAATAGGGAGTGCACAGCTCAGCCACGAACCGGGCAATCCTTTCACCTCGGGTGAAAGGATCATGATGATAACCCAGTCACTTGATGAACTCCCGTGCCCGTTTTATGTAATTCCTATCGAGGACATCCAGAGAAACGCTCTCTGGGTAGCTCACGTGAGGTCGATATCCCCCCCCTTTTCAAGGGTTTTTTCAAGCAACCCTCTGGTTGTCCAGCTCTTTGCCGAACAGGGCATATCCGTGGAATCCCCCGATATGTATGAGAGGCAGAGTCACAGCGGCACTGAGATCCGGCGAAGGATGCTTGCGGGAGAAAACTGGCAGGATCTTGTTCCGAAGGCAGTAGTCGATGTAGTGGAAGAGATAAACGGCGTCGAGCGCCTGACCCGGATATCGGGTTCCGACTGA
- a CDS encoding pyruvate kinase alpha/beta domain-containing protein, producing the protein MSYSAKTTYYFNNPGPENTRDSAAFAVERAKELGLDKIVVASSGGMTAEIFYEAIKNTGIQLIVVTHVVGFSKPGVWEFPADKVADLESKGVRIIKGTHALSGLERAISRSQKLGGSSRTEAIAEALRRTVAVGLKVAVECTLIAADQGEVPVDSEIVAVGGTATGADTVCVIKPAHTADYFSLQVREIVAMPRNR; encoded by the coding sequence ATGAGTTATTCAGCCAAAACAACCTACTATTTCAACAATCCTGGTCCTGAAAACACCCGGGACAGTGCCGCCTTTGCAGTTGAGCGGGCAAAGGAGCTCGGATTGGATAAGATAGTCGTCGCGAGTTCGGGGGGAATGACGGCCGAAATATTTTATGAAGCCATAAAGAATACCGGAATTCAGCTGATCGTAGTGACGCATGTTGTCGGGTTCAGCAAACCCGGCGTCTGGGAATTCCCGGCAGACAAAGTGGCTGATCTCGAATCGAAAGGGGTCAGGATAATAAAAGGAACCCATGCGCTCTCAGGCCTTGAGCGTGCGATCTCAAGATCGCAGAAACTCGGTGGCTCTTCGAGGACTGAGGCAATTGCCGAGGCACTCCGGAGAACAGTTGCAGTCGGCCTCAAGGTCGCCGTCGAATGCACCCTTATAGCTGCAGACCAGGGCGAAGTCCCGGTCGATTCCGAGATTGTCGCTGTCGGAGGAACCGCAACCGGAGCCGATACCGTGTGCGTGATCAAACCCGCCCATACTGCAGATTACTTCTCGCTTCAGGTTCGTGAAATCGTGGCGATGCCGAGGAACCGCTGA
- a CDS encoding DUF7847 domain-containing protein, with amino-acid sequence MGMKSLRTGLLLLRNPCLWVAPLICAIFGYLQISSAFGESGAFLSEKIGFIWLLAIPFFLAATYGCVKNDDYSICSYLKMGASGYFRVLIPGVLLFLVAVILIVLAFVPLMSGGGELLPFIIIVVMFVPFVLLTFFYDTAAIFEDKKVFESIKRSLELNGIKTAEVISFYAVALLLLIIIGFGLMILWSGLLTDQLLPLVDMTETELNQIATDPEAFMGIIGDYGILMTSFIYALGIFVSVLVLLPYKAAFYRDVLLNAVPVEIGSAGGIEGVGMGEYDEKGRWYKYS; translated from the coding sequence ATGGGAATGAAATCCCTGAGAACAGGCCTGCTACTGCTCAGAAACCCGTGTTTGTGGGTTGCGCCGCTCATATGCGCTATATTCGGCTACTTGCAGATATCTTCTGCATTCGGTGAATCAGGTGCTTTCCTGAGCGAAAAAATAGGATTCATATGGCTCCTTGCAATCCCGTTCTTTCTTGCAGCTACATACGGGTGTGTGAAAAATGACGACTATTCGATCTGCTCCTACCTGAAAATGGGAGCTTCGGGTTATTTCAGGGTGCTGATCCCCGGAGTTCTGCTGTTCTTGGTTGCGGTTATTCTAATCGTTTTAGCCTTCGTTCCCCTGATGTCAGGCGGAGGGGAGCTGCTCCCGTTTATTATAATAGTCGTAATGTTCGTACCCTTCGTCCTTCTTACGTTCTTCTATGATACCGCCGCGATATTCGAGGATAAGAAGGTCTTCGAATCAATAAAGAGGAGCCTGGAACTGAACGGGATTAAAACGGCCGAGGTAATTTCCTTTTATGCCGTCGCCCTCCTTCTCCTGATAATAATCGGGTTCGGCCTTATGATCCTCTGGTCCGGTCTGCTGACTGATCAGCTTCTGCCGCTTGTGGATATGACCGAGACCGAACTCAACCAGATTGCAACTGACCCTGAGGCTTTTATGGGAATTATCGGTGATTACGGAATTCTTATGACCTCTTTCATTTATGCTCTCGGAATATTCGTCTCGGTCCTTGTACTGCTTCCATATAAGGCCGCATTTTACAGGGATGTCCTCCTCAATGCCGTTCCTGTTGAGATCGGCAGTGCAGGCGGTATAGAAGGCGTAGGAATGGGCGAATACGACGAAAAGGGAAGATGGTACAAATATTCCTGA